The Fervidicoccaceae archaeon genome contains a region encoding:
- the purL gene encoding phosphoribosylformylglycinamidine synthase subunit PurL: MRSARSSRLVETIKLVGASDERLREINEKLGLKLSLDELRAVSRYFAERGRDPTDVELHTLAQTWSEHCRHKTFRGVIVDESGRVVAEDMLKSYIARATEEIGAPWVLSFLKDNAGIIEFVDGYALAVKVETHNHPSAVDPFGGAATGVGGVIRDVLAVWAKPVALIDVLCFGPLDYPHERLPLGVKHPRYLFRGVVSGIGYYGNNVGIPTVAGAVYFDEGYVGNVVVYAGCVGVLPKNAYKWAAKAGEYLLLLGNRTGRDGIGGATFASDELSNEAEAHRSAVQIPDPIEEEKLKRAILRIRDEGLGTGITDLGGGGLAVAVAEVAGRAGTGAEVELGEVHLREPLAPWEIWVSESQERMLLTVPRENVERVLDIVEEEELEASVIGRLTSGRSLRVYYYGETVADLDVEFLLNPPRAVRVASWRPPSLEEPELPEPSDLSSELLRLLASPNVASREEIIRTYDHEVQGNTLLKPLDGELGGPNDAVVLKPLDDSWAGVVISVGLKPSYSKIDPYWMAASSIEEALRNNVAVGGRRIAILDNFVWGNPEKPDRMGALLRAVEACYHFAKTFGTPFISGKDSLYNESPLGPVLPTLLITAIGVIPDAKKTVSVSLKRAGDPIYVLGLTRRELGGSEYYRLRGIVGASVPKVYPDESRKTMRALTRAIDLGHVLAAHDISEGGLGVAIAEMTLARGLGVVLELSSLPRVGVDRDDHALFSESNGRFLVEVERSRAREFEELMSSMGCAFAKIGEVRGDGRLVVYGLRRPDEVVVDLGVSELREAWRRGLMVR, from the coding sequence AGAAGCTGGGCTTGAAGCTCTCGCTCGACGAGCTGCGCGCCGTGAGTAGGTACTTCGCGGAGCGCGGCAGGGACCCAACGGACGTTGAGCTGCACACTCTGGCCCAGACGTGGTCGGAGCACTGCAGACACAAGACCTTCCGGGGAGTGATCGTCGACGAGAGCGGGAGAGTAGTCGCCGAGGATATGCTCAAGAGCTACATAGCGAGAGCCACGGAGGAAATAGGAGCCCCTTGGGTCCTCTCGTTTCTCAAGGACAATGCGGGGATAATAGAATTCGTCGACGGCTACGCCCTCGCCGTCAAGGTCGAGACGCACAATCACCCGTCGGCGGTTGACCCATTCGGTGGAGCTGCTACCGGGGTTGGTGGAGTCATAAGAGACGTCTTGGCCGTGTGGGCTAAGCCCGTGGCGCTAATCGACGTATTGTGCTTCGGTCCTCTCGACTACCCACACGAGAGGCTCCCTCTCGGCGTCAAGCACCCCAGGTATCTCTTCCGAGGCGTAGTCTCGGGGATAGGATACTACGGCAACAACGTGGGCATCCCAACGGTCGCCGGAGCAGTCTACTTCGATGAGGGCTACGTTGGGAACGTGGTCGTTTACGCTGGCTGCGTAGGCGTGTTGCCGAAGAACGCTTACAAGTGGGCCGCGAAAGCCGGAGAATACCTCTTGCTCCTCGGCAATAGGACGGGAAGGGACGGCATAGGAGGCGCGACCTTCGCTTCGGACGAGCTCAGCAATGAGGCCGAGGCCCACAGGTCGGCGGTCCAGATACCGGATCCCATAGAAGAAGAGAAGCTCAAGAGGGCCATCCTCAGGATACGAGATGAGGGCCTCGGCACCGGCATCACGGATTTAGGAGGAGGAGGTCTGGCCGTAGCCGTTGCAGAAGTAGCCGGTAGAGCGGGGACTGGGGCCGAGGTGGAGCTCGGGGAGGTTCATCTGCGCGAGCCCCTCGCACCGTGGGAGATCTGGGTCTCAGAGTCGCAAGAGAGGATGCTCCTGACCGTTCCTCGAGAAAATGTCGAGAGAGTGCTGGACATCGTCGAGGAGGAAGAGCTCGAGGCCTCGGTGATCGGTCGTCTCACGAGCGGGCGGTCGCTGCGCGTCTACTATTACGGAGAGACCGTAGCCGACTTGGACGTAGAGTTCCTTCTCAATCCCCCGAGAGCGGTGAGGGTCGCGTCGTGGAGGCCCCCGAGCCTCGAGGAGCCCGAGCTGCCCGAGCCGAGCGACCTGAGCTCGGAGCTTCTCCGGCTCCTAGCGTCTCCGAACGTGGCCAGCAGAGAAGAGATCATCAGAACGTACGATCACGAGGTTCAGGGCAACACGCTGCTCAAGCCGTTAGACGGCGAGCTTGGCGGTCCCAACGATGCCGTGGTACTAAAGCCGCTCGACGACAGCTGGGCTGGCGTCGTGATCTCGGTCGGGCTCAAGCCCTCCTACTCCAAAATAGACCCCTATTGGATGGCGGCTTCAAGCATCGAGGAGGCTTTGAGGAATAACGTAGCGGTGGGAGGCAGGAGGATAGCGATCCTCGACAACTTCGTTTGGGGTAATCCGGAGAAGCCGGATAGGATGGGGGCGCTCCTGAGAGCCGTGGAGGCTTGCTATCACTTCGCCAAGACTTTTGGGACTCCCTTCATCTCGGGCAAGGACAGCCTCTACAACGAGTCGCCGCTCGGTCCGGTACTCCCCACGCTCTTGATAACCGCGATCGGCGTGATCCCGGACGCCAAGAAGACCGTCTCGGTCTCATTGAAGAGGGCCGGCGATCCCATCTACGTATTGGGCCTCACGAGGAGAGAGCTCGGCGGATCAGAGTACTACAGGCTTCGAGGCATAGTCGGAGCCTCGGTTCCAAAGGTGTACCCGGACGAGTCGAGGAAAACTATGAGAGCTCTGACGAGGGCCATAGACCTCGGGCACGTCCTAGCGGCCCACGATATATCGGAGGGAGGTCTGGGGGTAGCGATCGCAGAGATGACCTTAGCGCGAGGTCTCGGCGTGGTGCTGGAGCTCAGCTCTCTCCCGCGCGTTGGGGTCGACCGCGACGATCACGCTCTCTTCTCCGAGAGCAACGGCAGATTCTTGGTCGAGGTCGAGAGGAGCCGAGCGCGCGAGTTCGAGGAGCTGATGTCGAGCATGGGTTGCGCGTTCGCCAAAATCGGTGAGGTGAGAGGCGACGGGAGGCTCGTGGTCTACGGATTGAGGCGCCCGGACGAGGTGGTCGTCGACTTGGGAGTGAGCGAGCTCAGAGAAGCGTGGAGAAGAGGTCTGATGGTCCGTTGA
- the purQ gene encoding phosphoribosylformylglycinamidine synthase I, translated as MEKRSDGPLSVKILVLRAPGTNCDEETARAVRDVGLEAEVVHVSLLIRGRKRLEDYAGLIIPGGFSYGDRVRAGAILGKLLEAHLGDELRDYVSSGAPVLGICNGFQALVEAGLLPDSGRFGGVSMALAPNVTARFEARWVRLIVERPELCAFTRLVPEGALLRMPVAHAEGRFIAPPEALRDLVSRPRTLLRYAKPDGSPAAGEYPYNPNGSMMDLAGLCNERGNVMGLMPHPERALYSWQLPEGPRNDSRSDGRLIFASMADYVLERLR; from the coding sequence GTGGAGAAGAGGTCTGATGGTCCGTTGAGCGTTAAAATACTAGTGCTGAGAGCTCCGGGAACGAACTGCGATGAGGAAACGGCGAGGGCGGTTAGAGACGTAGGCCTAGAGGCCGAGGTGGTTCACGTAAGCTTGTTAATTCGCGGAAGAAAGAGGCTCGAGGACTACGCTGGCTTGATCATACCCGGAGGCTTCTCTTATGGCGATAGAGTGAGAGCCGGAGCGATATTGGGCAAGCTTCTCGAAGCGCACCTGGGAGACGAGCTCAGGGACTACGTGAGCTCGGGAGCCCCAGTGCTCGGGATATGTAATGGGTTCCAGGCTCTCGTCGAAGCCGGGCTCTTGCCCGACTCCGGGCGATTCGGCGGGGTCTCGATGGCTCTGGCCCCCAACGTCACGGCCAGGTTCGAAGCCAGATGGGTTAGGCTCATAGTAGAGAGACCGGAGCTCTGCGCTTTCACCAGGCTCGTGCCGGAGGGAGCTCTGCTGCGAATGCCTGTGGCTCACGCCGAGGGGAGATTCATTGCGCCGCCAGAGGCTCTACGCGATCTAGTCTCTCGCCCCAGGACCCTCCTTAGGTACGCGAAGCCCGACGGCAGCCCGGCGGCGGGCGAGTACCCATACAACCCGAATGGGTCGATGATGGACTTAGCCGGTTTGTGCAACGAACGCGGCAACGTTATGGGGCTCATGCCGCATCCGGAGAGAGCCCTCTACTCGTGGCAGCTGCCCGAGGGCCCCCGCAACGACTCGCGGTCGGACGGGCGGCTCATTTTCGCGTCGATGGCCGATTACGTGCTTGAGCGGCTCAGGTGA